A section of the Pseudomonas fluorescens genome encodes:
- the purU gene encoding formyltetrahydrofolate deformylase, producing the protein MRTFRLVIACPDRVGIVAKVSNFLASHNGWITEASHHSDNLSGWFFMRHEIRADTLPFGLEAFREAFAPIAEEFSMTWRITDTEQKKRVVLMASRESHCLADLLHRWHSDELDCEIACVISNHDDLRSMVEWHGIPYYHVPVDSQDKQPAFTEVSRLVEQHEADVVVLARYMQILPPELCREYAGKVINIHHSFLPSFVGAKPYHQASLRGVKLIGATCHYVTEELDAGPIIEQDVVRVSHSDSIEDMVRFGRDVEKMVLARGLRYHLEDRVLVHGNKTVVF; encoded by the coding sequence CGGATCGGGTTGGTATCGTCGCTAAAGTCAGTAACTTTCTGGCCTCCCACAACGGCTGGATCACCGAAGCGAGTCATCACTCGGACAATCTCAGTGGTTGGTTTTTCATGCGTCACGAAATTCGTGCTGACACGTTGCCCTTTGGCCTGGAGGCATTTCGCGAGGCATTTGCGCCTATCGCCGAAGAGTTTTCGATGACATGGCGCATCACTGACACCGAGCAGAAAAAACGCGTGGTCCTGATGGCCAGCCGCGAATCCCATTGCCTGGCAGACTTGCTGCACCGCTGGCACAGCGATGAGCTGGACTGTGAAATTGCCTGTGTGATTTCCAACCACGACGACTTGCGCAGCATGGTTGAGTGGCATGGCATTCCGTACTACCACGTGCCGGTCGACTCGCAGGATAAACAGCCGGCCTTCACCGAAGTCTCGCGCCTGGTCGAACAGCATGAAGCGGATGTCGTGGTTCTGGCGCGCTACATGCAAATTCTGCCGCCGGAACTGTGCCGCGAATATGCAGGCAAGGTGATCAACATTCACCATAGCTTCCTGCCGTCGTTTGTCGGTGCCAAGCCGTACCACCAGGCGTCCCTGCGTGGGGTGAAGCTGATCGGCGCAACCTGCCACTATGTCACCGAAGAGCTGGACGCGGGTCCCATCATTGAGCAGGACGTGGTACGCGTCAGCCACAGCGACAGCATTGAAGACATGGTGCGCTTCGGCCGTGATGTCGAGAAAATGGTTCTGGCCCGTGGCCTGCGCTATCACCTGGAAGACCGCGTGCTGGTGCATGGCAACAAGACCGTAGTGTTCTGA